From Anopheles darlingi chromosome 2, idAnoDarlMG_H_01, whole genome shotgun sequence, the proteins below share one genomic window:
- the LOC125959900 gene encoding T-complex protein 1 subunit delta, producing MVQKSNLAVKKPQGQAYKDKSKPADIRLSNINAAKAVSDAIRTSLGPRGMDKMIQAANGEVTITNDGATILKQMNVIHPAAKMLVELSRAQDVEAGDGTTSVVVVAGALLEAVEKLLQMGIHPTAISEAFQRCSAKAVEILTEMSRPVELNDREALMKSASTSLNSKVVSQHSSLLAPLAVDAVLKVTEPNSQGTVDLKNIKIIRSLGGTIEDTELIDGLVFTQRSSGINGPKRVEKAKIGLIQFCISAPKTDMDHSVIVSDYAAMDRVLKEERAYILNIVKQIKKSGCNVLLVQKSILRDAVSDLAQHFLDKIKVLVVKDIEREDIEFVCKTLRCRPIASLDHFVAENLVSADLVEEVASGTTKFVKVTGIQNMGQTVSIVVRGSNKLVLEEADRSLHDALCVVRCLVKKRALIAGGGAPEIEMALQLAAYAQTLQGVDAYCFRAFANALEVIPSTLAENAGLNPIATVTELRNRHAQGEKNAGINVRKGAITDILAENVVQPLLVSTSSITLASETVRSILKIDDIVNTMQ from the exons ATGGTCCAGAAGTCGAATTTGGCCGTGAAGAAGCCGCAGGGACAGGCGTATAAGGACAAAAGCAAACCGGCTGACATCCGGCTGAGCAACATCAACGCTGCAAAAG CCGTTTCCGATGCGATTCGCACAAGTTTGGGACCGCGTGGTATGGACAAAATG atccAAGCAGCCAACGGTGAAGTGACCATTACCAACGATGGTGCGACGATTCTGAAACAGATGAATGTCATTCACCCGGCGGCCAAGATGCTGGTGGAACTGTCCCGGGCACAGGATGTAGAGGCTGGCGATGGTACGACGTCGGTCGTAGTTGTTGCCGGTGCACTGCTGGAGGCCGTCGAGAAACTGCTGCAGATGGGCATTCACCCGACTGCGATTTCGGAAGCATTCCAGCGCTGCTCGGCGAAGGCAGTCGAGATTTTGACGGAAATGTCGCGCCCCGTGGAGTTGAATGATCGAGAGGCGTTGATGAAGAGTGCCTCCACATCGCTCAACTCTAAGGTTGTCTCGCAGCACAGCAGCCTGCTGGCCCCGTTGGCTGTCGACGCCGTGCTGAAGGTGACGGAACCGAACTCGCAAGGAACGGTCGATTTGAAGAACATCAAAATCATCCGCAGTCTCGGTGGTACCATCGAGGACACTGAGCTGATCGATGGGCTTGTCTTCACGCAACGTTCGTCTGGTATTAACGGTCCGAAGCGCGTGGAGAAGGCCAAAATTGGTTTGATTCAGTTCTGCATCTCCGCCCCAAAGACCGAT ATGGATCACAGCGTGATCGTGTCAGACTATGCTGCAATGGATCGCGTGCTGAAGGAGGAACGTGCCTACATCCTAAATATCGTTAAGCAGATCAAAAAGTCCGGCTGtaatgtgctgctggtgcagaaATCGATCCTCCGTGATGCAGTTTCGGATCTGGCACAGCACTTCCTCGACAAGATTAAGGTGCTGGTCGTGAAGGATATCGAGCGAGAGGACATTGAGTTTGTATGCAAAACGCTCCGCTGTCGTCCGATCGCTTCGTTGGATCACTTTGTGGCCGAGAATCTGGTTAGCGCGGATCTCGTAGAAGAGGTAGCCAGCGGTACGACCAAGTTTGTGAAGGTGACCGGTATCCAGAACATGGGCCAGACTGTTTCGATCGTTGTGCGCGGTTCTAACAAGCTGGTGCTCGAGGAAGCTGACCGATCACTGCACGACGCTCTGTGCGTGGTGCGTTGTTTGGTGAAGAAACGCGCTCTgatcgccggtggtggtgctcccgaGATCGAGATGGCTCTCCAGCTGGCCGCCTATGCCCAGACGCTACAGGGAGTGGATGCGTACTGCTTCCGTGCCTTCGCCAATGCACTGGAAGTGATCCCTTCGACGCTGGCCGAGAATGCTGGACTAAATCCGATCGCCACCGTAACAGAGCTACGCAATCGCCACGCACAGGGAGAGAAGAATGCGGGCATCAATGTGCGCAAGGGCGCCATCACCGACATTCTGGCAGAGAATGTCGTGCAACCGCTACTCGTGTCCACCTCATCGATCACGCTCGCGTCCGAGACGGTGCGTTCGATTCTGAAGATCGATGACATCGTTAACACTATGCAGTAG
- the LOC125959908 gene encoding rRNA-processing protein FCF1 homolog: MARKNQIKRMQKQRSALLKRMIKPTDKRLKPEDRAKTTEPKKKSTDELKTIERTQVSSAMFFQYNTQLGPPYHILVDTNFVNFSIKNKLDIIKTMMDCLYAKCIPYITDCVQAELEKLGPKYKLALRIIKDSRFERLPCMHRGTYADDCLVQRVTQHKCYIVATNDKDLKRRIRKIPGVPIMNVALNRYVIERMPDAFEPMAKK; the protein is encoded by the exons ATG GCTAGAAAGAATCAGATAAAACGGATGCAGAAGCAGCGGAGCGCGTTGCTGAAGCGGATGATCAAACCTACCGACAAACGGCTAAAACCGGAGGATCGTGCAAAGACGACCGAGCCGAAAAAGAAATCCACCGATGAGCTGAAAACGATTGAGCGCACGCAGGTCAGCTCGGCAATGTTTTTCCAGTACAACACGCAGCTGGGACCACCGTACCACATACTGGTGGATACGAATTTCGTCAATTTCAGTATCAAAAACAAGCTGGACATTATCAAGACGATGATGGACTGTCTGTACGCCAAGTGCATCCCGTACATCACGGACTGCGTGCAGGCTGAGCTTGAGAAGCTGGGACCCAAGTACAAACTGGCACTGCGGATAATCAAGGATTCTCGGTTCGAACGACTACCGTGCATGCACCGCGGTACGTACGCCGACGACTGTCTCGTGCAGCGTGTAACCCAGCACAAATGCTATATCGTGGCCACAAACGATAAGGACCTGAAACGACGCATACGCAAAATTCCGGGTGTTCCGATTATGAACGTTGCCCTCAATCGCTACGTTATCGAGCGGATGCCGGATGCATTCGAGCCGATGGCGAAGaaataa
- the LOC125959897 gene encoding lipoma-preferred partner homolog: MDAGLSDQLSLLTKQRRATNGATALEQQQQHQQQPRPYHSTGLPDCPPNGAGIPGTVMVGKKSGPAVPPKPRKGSQQQVPPQVPKSSNVKQYCEPSFSTVLQGQSNALLDEHAYTNVVGNGATAAAQATTGASPIPGGLVGKMGVRKVTLDNALELQQQKEALEHHKRVMEDKLKHASSSQSQGSSATVYENAQQAAYVSGGYGSDATYSNLPPGGAAGARGSAKGTINNDGLIYSNILHSSSNVPSKAFPQRQVSEELPPPPPQDMQQGIPLTLNALTLEDNDEEFPPPPSPVSSSYSELRRATDPPVGHHHHHHLGRQAQPTYNMVGPGAVGGCPPGGAQSTYSNLGPGSQIYANNMPHHHHLHQHQQSLYGTYGGMSSQGSTTYESIYEPINPRPPSQMSGRSNYSLYAPYVNSHGINSSNDSIITSASQQQPQSHHLGHHHRGGVPKETEVDTLTDLLVQSMDGTQDVDSYGTCVKCGERVVGENTGCTAMDKIYHITCFTCQQCQINLQGKPFYSLDGKPYCEEDYLNTLEKCSVCLKPILERILRATGKPYHPQCFTCIVCGKSLDGIPFTVDATNQIHCIEDFHKKFAPRCCVCKHPIMPEPGQDETVRVVALDRSFHINCYKCEDCGLLLSSEAEGRGCYPLDDHILCKSCNAKRVQTLTSHMTTEL; the protein is encoded by the coding sequence ATGGATGCCGGGTTGAGCGACCAGTTGAGTCTGCTTACTAAACAAAGAAGGGCAACGAACGGAGCCACCGCcctggaacaacaacagcagcaccagcagcaaccgaggccGTACCACAGTACTGGATTGCCCGACTGTCCACCGAACGGTGCCGGCATACCAGGTACGGTGATGGTGGGCAAGAAGAGTGGACCGGCGGTGCCACCGAAACCACGCAAAGGTTCCCAGCAACAGGTCCCACCGCAGGTCCCTAAAAGCTCCAACGTGAAGCAGTATTGTGAGCCCTCGTTCTCGACCGTCCTTCAGGGCCAGAGCAACGCGCTACTCGATGAGCATGCGTACACGAACGTAGTAGGCAATGgtgcgacggcggcggcccaGGCAACGACTGGAGCAAGCCCCATCCCCGGTGGGCTAGTGGGTAAGATGGGCGTACGGAAGGTGACGCTCGATAATGCGctcgagctgcagcaacagaaagaaGCCCTCGAGCATCACAAGCGCGTCATGGAGGACAAACTAAAACATGCTTCCTCGTCGCAGTCGCAGGGCTCGTCGGCAACTGTTTATGAAAATGCGCAGCAGGCGGCGTACGTTAGTGGTGGCTATGGATCGGATGCCACGTACTCAAACCTTCcacctggtggtgctgctggtgcgcgtgGTAGCGCGAAAGGCACGATCAACAACGATGGTCTTATATATAGTAACATCCtgcacagtagcagcaatgtcCCATCGAAAGCGTTCCCACAGCGTCAGGTATCGGAAgaactgccaccaccaccgccacaggACATGCAGCAGGGCATTCCATTAACGCTGAATGCACTTACTCTGGAGGATAATGACGAAGAGTTTCCACCCCCACCGAGCCCAGTCAGTTCATCGTACAGTGAGCTACGGCGAGCGACCGATCCACCGGttggccatcaccatcaccaccatctggGACGACAGGCACAGCCAACGTACAACATGGTTGGCCCCGGTGCCGTTGGTGGTTGTCCACCGGGAGGGGCACAGAGTACGTACAGTAATTTGGGTCCCGGAAGTCAGATTTATGCCAACAACAtgccccaccatcaccaccttcatcagcaccagcaatcgCTGTACGGTACTTATGGTGGCATGAGCTCGCAAGGATCGACCACGTACGAGTCGATCTACGAACCGATCAATCCACGTCCACCGAGCCAGATGTCCGGTCGATCGAACTACTCGCTCTACGCACCGTATGTCAACTCGCACGGAATCAACAGCTCGAACGATAGCATTATCACGAGcgcctcgcagcagcaaccacaatcGCACCATCTCgggcaccatcatcgtggtggtgtACCGAAGGAAACCGAGGTGGACACACTGACCGATCTGTTGGTGCAATCGATGGATGGTACGCAGGATGTGGACTCGTACGGAACGTGCGTCAAGTGTGGTGAGCGTGTGGTGGGTGAGAACACGGGCTGTACGGCGATGGACAAGATCTATCATATCACCTGCTTTACTTGCCAGCAGTGTCAGATTAATCTGCAAGGCAAACCATTCTATTCGCTCGATGGAAAGCCATACTGTGAGGAAGATTATCTGAACACGCTCGAGAAGTGTTCCGTCTGTCTGAAACCGATCCTCGAGAGGATCCTACGAGCCACTGGTAAACCGTACCATCCGCAATGCTTCACCTGCATCGTGTGTGGCAAGTCACTCGATGGCATCCCGTTCACGGTCGATGCGACCAATCAGATACATTGTATCGAAGATTTCCACAAAAAGTTCGCTCCACGTTGCTGCGTATGTAAGCATCCGATCATGCCGGAACCGGGCCAGGACGAGACGGTACGGGTCGTGGCACTTGATCGTAGCTTCCATATCAACTGCTACAAGTGCGAGGActgtgggctgctgctgtcatccgAGGCGGAAGGGCGTGGATGCTATCCGCTCGACGATCACATTCTCTGCAAAAGCTGCAACGCCAAACGGGTGCAGACCCTCACTAGCCATATGACGACGGAGCTGTAA